Proteins encoded together in one Parcubacteria group bacterium window:
- the gatA gene encoding Asp-tRNA(Asn)/Glu-tRNA(Gln) amidotransferase subunit GatA has protein sequence MIRDLHEKLVQGEVTAVELAERSFATIDQKDGELHAFLSLTKEQALHKAAEVDAKIKNGEKIDLLAGIPCAVKDNICMAGTITTAASKILENYIAPYDATVAKRIKESDAVIVGKTNLDEFACGSTTENSAYGPTKNPVDPTRVPGGTSGGSAAAVGSDEVVWALGTDTGGSIRQPASFCGVVGLKPTYGRVSRYGVIAMGSSLDQVGSITKTVEDAAIVLSRIAGHDPQDATSAQSGDKSYEDYCIGDIKGVKIGIPKEYLGEGLDDGVKEVFMQSVEKFKELGAEIVDISLPHTEYALATYYIIMPSELSSNLARYDGIRFGGAQGIDPKTVLEQYMETRGKGFGPEIKRRVMLGTYTLSAGYYDAYYKKAQKVRALLKKDFENAFTKVHYVFTPTAPEVAFKIGEKCDDPLKMYLSDIYTVTANLVGVPGLSIPVGTMTCDGIQLPVGGQLMGKWFDEEGILNAGYTFEINS, from the coding sequence ATGATCAGAGATTTACATGAAAAATTAGTACAAGGCGAGGTAACTGCTGTTGAACTTGCGGAAAGATCTTTTGCAACAATTGATCAAAAGGACGGCGAGTTACATGCTTTTCTTAGCCTTACAAAAGAACAGGCATTGCACAAAGCAGCAGAAGTGGATGCAAAGATCAAAAATGGTGAAAAAATCGATCTGTTGGCAGGCATTCCCTGTGCAGTGAAGGATAATATCTGTATGGCTGGCACGATAACAACTGCGGCGTCAAAAATATTGGAAAATTATATTGCACCATATGATGCTACAGTTGCCAAACGAATCAAAGAAAGTGATGCAGTGATCGTCGGCAAAACAAATCTTGATGAGTTTGCATGCGGTAGTACTACAGAAAACAGTGCGTACGGTCCGACCAAAAATCCTGTTGATCCTACGCGTGTACCTGGTGGCACAAGTGGTGGTAGCGCTGCAGCGGTAGGGAGTGATGAAGTGGTGTGGGCACTCGGCACCGATACAGGAGGATCAATTCGCCAGCCGGCGAGCTTTTGCGGTGTCGTGGGACTCAAGCCAACCTACGGACGCGTGTCGCGGTATGGTGTGATCGCAATGGGTTCAAGCTTGGATCAGGTTGGATCAATTACCAAGACGGTGGAAGACGCGGCGATCGTGCTCAGTCGGATCGCGGGACATGATCCGCAAGATGCGACGAGCGCGCAAAGTGGCGATAAGTCGTATGAGGATTATTGTATTGGCGATATCAAGGGAGTAAAGATCGGTATCCCAAAAGAATACCTCGGCGAGGGTTTGGATGATGGTGTGAAAGAGGTATTTATGCAAAGTGTGGAGAAATTCAAAGAACTTGGTGCAGAGATCGTGGATATCAGTTTACCACACACCGAGTATGCGCTTGCAACATACTATATCATCATGCCTTCAGAACTGAGCTCAAATTTGGCGCGTTACGATGGCATACGGTTTGGTGGGGCACAAGGCATCGATCCAAAAACCGTATTGGAACAATATATGGAAACGCGTGGTAAGGGGTTTGGTCCGGAGATCAAGAGACGTGTGATGTTGGGGACGTATACGCTTTCCGCGGGATATTATGATGCGTATTACAAGAAGGCGCAAAAGGTTCGCGCGCTTTTGAAAAAAGATTTCGAGAATGCGTTTACAAAAGTGCATTATGTATTCACGCCGACAGCGCCGGAGGTTGCGTTTAAGATCGGTGAAAAATGCGATGATCCGCTCAAGATGTATCTTTCGGATATCTATACAGTAACGGCAAACCTTGTCGGTGTACCGGGACTTTCGATCCCGGTAGGCACAATGACATGCGATGGCATACAACTTCCTGTCGGAGGACAGTTGATGGGCAAATGGTTTGATGAAGAAGGAATTTTGAATGCAGGATATACGTTTGAAATTAATTCATAA
- the gatC gene encoding Asp-tRNA(Asn)/Glu-tRNA(Gln) amidotransferase subunit GatC: MELTNDDIKDIALLARVSITDAENESYRHDLSSVLHYFEKLQEVNTDDVEEIGHITGMTDVYRADAIMEPSIEEKVRMMDNVSRQKDGYIKVQSVL, from the coding sequence ATGGAACTAACAAATGATGATATCAAGGACATTGCTCTTTTGGCGCGTGTAAGTATTACGGATGCGGAAAATGAATCATATCGTCATGATCTTTCCTCGGTATTGCATTATTTTGAAAAACTCCAAGAAGTGAATACGGATGATGTGGAGGAAATCGGGCATATTACCGGTATGACGGATGTGTATCGTGCTGATGCGATCATGGAGCCATCTATCGAAGAGAAGGTGCGGATGATGGACAATGTGTCGCGTCAGAAGGACGGATATATTAAGGTGCAAAGCGTATTATAA
- a CDS encoding RDD family protein, with the protein METTSDVPQVSVRYGGFWVRFAARIIDGFVISFASMVIIIPLSIMFGVFAAMDKTHVMEILARIVTTIVGMIIGWGYYIFMTHKYQATLGKMAVGARVVAEDGQPLTLGSIILRETIGKLVSGITLCVGYIMVGFTSKKQGLHDMIAKSVVVYTDEGPRKIVVGSVFAFYALIIFFLMCIFGLLAFLGIMAYEGSQQSNGDTSGEQEWQDFKSTIDEDVEPLLKEISDDQASVM; encoded by the coding sequence ATGGAAACAACAAGTGATGTTCCACAGGTGAGTGTACGTTATGGCGGATTTTGGGTTCGTTTTGCGGCACGCATTATTGATGGGTTTGTCATATCCTTTGCGTCGATGGTCATTATTATCCCGCTCAGCATCATGTTTGGTGTTTTTGCAGCAATGGACAAAACGCACGTTATGGAGATTCTTGCGCGAATAGTCACAACGATCGTGGGTATGATCATCGGGTGGGGATATTATATCTTTATGACACATAAATATCAGGCAACGCTGGGAAAGATGGCAGTCGGCGCGCGCGTTGTGGCAGAGGATGGACAACCACTGACTTTGGGAAGTATTATCTTGCGGGAGACAATTGGAAAATTGGTATCGGGGATCACGTTGTGTGTTGGATATATTATGGTTGGTTTTACAAGCAAAAAACAGGGGTTGCATGATATGATCGCAAAATCCGTCGTGGTGTATACGGATGAAGGTCCGCGCAAAATCGTTGTTGGATCGGTATTTGCTTTTTATGCATTGATAATCTTTTTCCTCATGTGTATTTTTGGGCTGTTGGCATTTCTCGGTATCATGGCATATGAAGGCTCACAACAATCCAATGGCGATACGTCCGGAGAACAAGAATGGCAAGATTTTAAGAGTACGATCGATGAAGATGTCGAGCCACTGCTTAAAGAAATATCGGACGATCAGGCCTCTGTGATGTAA
- the ligA gene encoding NAD-dependent DNA ligase LigA encodes MTKEQALRRMEKLMAEIDRLRILYHVQDDPTVDDVVYSSLMDELCGLESMYPELCSPHSPTQRIGGKPLDKFRKTKHKMAQWSFDDLFDHEGLKKWEEKIMRMMQKKGIHKKPIYCTEIKIDGLKVILTYEKGVLVCGATRGDGVIGEDVTHNIRTIHSVPLMLTQSVDIVVVGEVWLPEKELLRINEERAKKGEQLFANARNAAAGSIRQLDPTIAASRKLQMFVYDIDWIGGNGENLTVPATQIGELELLQKLGFKVNQRYVLCDTIDSVETVYQSWINKRHDQEYAIDGIVIKVNERDTQEKLGYTGKSPRFAIAYKFPAERTTTVVEHISVQVGRTGVLTPVAHLRPVSVAGTTVSRATLHNGDEIARLGLKIGDTVVIQKAGDIIPEIIEVLVNMRTGAEQDFDMYKECVKVCGGDVVKEAIGIKDTEQSAAYYCKNKNSFVIQKEQLRHFVSKKGMNIDGLGEKIIEQLMNEGLIADAADIFELTIGDVDHLDRFADKSAENLITSIASAKSVPLEKFLFALGIRYVGEETAVLIANHLTTITKKKITDLAVLSEVFAQATQEQWECIDGIGTRSAASLVAWFTDRAHREMLMRMHDSGVRVVIEEKKVNAAVSGKTFVLTGTLSSMTRDEAKERIRSAGGKIASSVSSATDFVVAGEKAGSKRAKAQVLGVAIISEEELRNMVY; translated from the coding sequence ATGACAAAAGAGCAGGCGCTGAGGCGCATGGAAAAGTTGATGGCGGAGATCGATCGATTGCGCATCCTTTATCATGTGCAAGATGATCCGACAGTGGATGATGTTGTGTATTCGTCGCTTATGGATGAACTGTGCGGATTGGAAAGCATGTATCCCGAACTATGTAGTCCACACAGTCCGACACAACGCATCGGTGGCAAACCGCTTGATAAATTTCGCAAAACCAAGCACAAGATGGCGCAGTGGTCTTTTGATGATCTCTTTGATCATGAAGGACTCAAAAAATGGGAAGAAAAGATCATGCGCATGATGCAAAAAAAAGGCATCCATAAAAAACCGATATATTGCACAGAGATCAAAATTGACGGACTCAAAGTGATCTTGACATATGAAAAGGGTGTGCTTGTGTGCGGTGCGACACGCGGCGATGGTGTGATCGGTGAAGATGTGACACACAATATCCGCACAATTCACAGCGTGCCACTTATGCTGACACAGTCGGTGGATATTGTTGTCGTAGGTGAAGTGTGGCTACCGGAAAAGGAGTTGTTGCGTATAAACGAAGAGCGCGCAAAAAAAGGTGAACAGCTTTTTGCCAATGCGCGCAATGCGGCAGCGGGATCGATCCGTCAATTGGATCCGACGATCGCCGCCAGCAGGAAATTGCAGATGTTTGTTTATGATATCGATTGGATCGGTGGGAATGGAGAGAATCTCACAGTGCCTGCCACGCAAATTGGTGAATTGGAACTCCTGCAAAAGTTGGGATTTAAAGTTAACCAACGCTATGTGTTGTGTGACACGATTGATTCTGTGGAAACGGTCTATCAATCGTGGATCAATAAAAGGCATGATCAAGAGTATGCGATCGATGGCATCGTGATCAAAGTGAATGAGCGGGATACGCAAGAAAAACTGGGGTATACGGGCAAATCACCGCGATTTGCCATTGCGTACAAATTTCCTGCCGAACGGACAACAACGGTTGTGGAGCATATCAGTGTGCAAGTGGGACGCACGGGCGTGTTGACGCCGGTTGCACATCTGCGACCTGTGTCTGTGGCCGGTACAACCGTCAGTCGTGCGACATTGCACAATGGCGATGAGATCGCGCGATTGGGACTCAAGATCGGCGATACGGTCGTTATTCAAAAAGCGGGAGATATCATCCCGGAAATTATCGAGGTTCTTGTAAATATGCGCACGGGTGCGGAACAGGATTTTGATATGTATAAAGAATGTGTAAAAGTATGTGGCGGGGATGTGGTTAAAGAAGCGATCGGCATAAAAGATACGGAGCAGAGTGCGGCGTATTATTGCAAGAATAAAAATTCCTTTGTGATCCAAAAAGAACAGTTGCGTCATTTTGTATCCAAAAAAGGCATGAACATTGACGGCTTGGGTGAAAAGATCATCGAGCAACTCATGAACGAAGGATTGATCGCGGATGCAGCGGATATCTTTGAACTCACGATCGGTGACGTGGACCATTTGGATCGGTTTGCCGATAAATCTGCAGAAAATCTGATTACATCGATTGCATCCGCAAAAAGCGTTCCTCTGGAAAAATTTCTTTTTGCACTCGGCATTCGCTATGTCGGAGAGGAAACGGCGGTGCTGATCGCCAACCATCTTACTACGATCACCAAAAAGAAAATTACTGATCTCGCTGTGCTCAGTGAAGTTTTTGCGCAGGCTACACAAGAGCAATGGGAATGCATTGATGGTATCGGTACGCGCAGTGCGGCAAGTCTCGTGGCGTGGTTTACCGACAGAGCGCATCGTGAGATGCTTATGCGCATGCATGATAGCGGTGTACGGGTCGTGATCGAAGAAAAAAAAGTGAATGCAGCGGTAAGCGGTAAGACATTCGTACTTACAGGTACATTGTCGTCTATGACGCGCGATGAAGCAAAAGAGCGTATCCGCTCGGCCGGAGGAAAAATTGCGTCAAGCGTCAGTAGTGCAACGGATTTTGTGGTTGCGGGAGAAAAGGCGGGATCAAAGCGTGCAAAAGCGCAAGTGCTGGGTGTTGCAATCATTTCTGAGGAGGAGTTGCGTAATATGGTATACTAA
- a CDS encoding LamG domain-containing protein: MKYHKGSIVVFALIVLSFILIAAFSVAAVTLVERRSANISVNSTTAFQQADKGMEEFLQQLYKDLEQTDTLSVLTGKLNEIYGAGVYKCVDGPSAEIPAHIGDKNTEFIISAYMENPVVEHDSGWDLRKDVLASDLVPLQHCDAQLADVARFKVAGNYSTAVRAVFVKLRDSLTRGLVAHWSFEDRAINSRLTEDEKAYIAQDSSKNDHVLTLCHPEEDSVKVTLPDGTKMGNVVDFSPECEANSTDFMEPEKDEAWVDGFVVEDAVIGSPYGDDAQEAIYFDGTDYLAMYIDNNCGIDDFNCVDKATENKIDFTDSVTISLWIKQDVASSTGTLVSQYASSDGYKVYLDAGKVCFMVQNKEACSEDAIDNTDWHHIVGRWKSGEEVKIVVDDKQKKGDLSGTSMTVPSEVLYVGTQDHTTGFYMGAIDDLRMWDRSLTDNEVNRLCVDAQSDPKNLKPKCYTP; this comes from the coding sequence ATGAAATATCACAAAGGTTCCATTGTCGTTTTTGCACTTATCGTTTTATCATTCATTTTGATCGCGGCTTTTTCCGTCGCGGCGGTGACGTTGGTGGAGCGACGCAGTGCCAACATTTCTGTGAATTCCACAACGGCATTTCAACAAGCTGATAAGGGCATGGAAGAGTTTCTTCAACAGCTATACAAGGATTTGGAGCAGACCGATACGCTTAGTGTATTGACGGGTAAATTGAATGAGATCTATGGTGCAGGTGTTTATAAATGTGTTGACGGACCGTCTGCAGAAATTCCCGCGCATATCGGTGACAAGAATACAGAGTTCATCATTTCTGCATATATGGAAAATCCCGTTGTTGAACATGATTCCGGATGGGATCTCAGAAAAGATGTTTTGGCTTCTGACTTGGTACCATTGCAACATTGTGACGCGCAATTGGCAGATGTGGCGCGGTTCAAAGTTGCCGGTAACTATAGCACGGCAGTGCGTGCGGTTTTTGTAAAATTGCGTGACAGTTTGACGCGGGGACTTGTGGCACACTGGTCATTTGAAGATCGTGCGATCAATTCACGACTCACCGAGGATGAAAAGGCGTATATCGCACAAGATTCTTCTAAAAACGATCATGTCTTGACGCTGTGCCACCCGGAAGAAGATTCAGTGAAGGTCACGCTACCGGATGGCACAAAAATGGGGAATGTCGTAGACTTCTCTCCAGAGTGTGAGGCTAATAGTACAGACTTTATGGAACCGGAAAAAGATGAAGCATGGGTGGATGGTTTTGTGGTGGAGGACGCTGTGATCGGTAGTCCGTATGGCGATGATGCACAAGAAGCAATCTATTTTGATGGCACGGATTATCTGGCAATGTACATTGATAATAATTGTGGCATTGATGATTTTAATTGTGTCGATAAAGCAACGGAAAATAAGATCGATTTTACCGATAGTGTCACAATTTCTCTGTGGATCAAGCAAGATGTCGCAAGCTCCACGGGCACGCTCGTATCGCAATATGCAAGCAGTGATGGGTATAAAGTATATCTAGATGCCGGTAAAGTGTGTTTTATGGTGCAAAATAAAGAGGCATGTTCTGAGGATGCGATCGATAATACGGATTGGCATCATATTGTCGGGCGATGGAAAAGTGGTGAAGAAGTAAAGATCGTCGTGGATGACAAACAGAAGAAAGGGGATCTATCAGGAACATCTATGACTGTGCCAAGCGAGGTTTTGTATGTCGGTACACAGGATCATACGACAGGATTTTATATGGGTGCGATTGATGATTTGCGCATGTGGGACCGATCACTTACGGATAACGAAGTCAATCGCTTATGTGTTGATGCACAGAGTGATCCAAAAAATCTGAAACCAAAATGCTATACACCGTAA
- a CDS encoding prepilin-type N-terminal cleavage/methylation domain-containing protein, which yields MKNHTMNNWRIKNCKKGFTLIELMVSIFIFLIIMTAIVGIFARQIQAYRNARVSQNDLENAQFAMNYMAKTLRTATVLGRNNEDLRDPAQFASAQGNTDDFSLLRIDGSNKLVLYDFSQELCMRFYFATGEGRAGSKYDDSALWVESMVGIGFDQIEECTKDATYVPSSPDYKLERLTSGYVTGKFWTAPTRYMDQLDSQKTDTIGRVTIGMSVLPSSTNILYEQRRDQPIYIQTSVSLRDYPPDLSF from the coding sequence ATGAAAAATCATACAATGAATAATTGGAGAATAAAAAATTGCAAAAAAGGATTTACGCTTATCGAGCTCATGGTGTCGATTTTCATTTTTCTCATCATCATGACGGCGATCGTGGGCATCTTTGCACGGCAAATTCAGGCATATCGAAATGCGCGTGTATCGCAAAATGATCTGGAAAATGCGCAATTTGCGATGAACTACATGGCAAAGACATTGCGCACGGCGACGGTATTGGGGAGGAATAATGAGGACTTGCGTGATCCGGCACAATTCGCGAGTGCACAGGGGAACACGGATGATTTTTCTCTTTTGCGTATTGATGGATCAAACAAGTTAGTACTTTATGATTTTTCGCAAGAATTGTGTATGCGGTTTTATTTTGCGACAGGCGAGGGTCGGGCAGGAAGCAAATATGATGATAGTGCGCTATGGGTCGAATCTATGGTAGGAATTGGCTTTGATCAGATTGAGGAATGTACGAAAGATGCGACGTATGTACCGAGTAGTCCGGATTATAAATTGGAGCGGTTGACCAGCGGATATGTTACGGGGAAATTTTGGACTGCACCAACGCGCTATATGGATCAACTTGATTCCCAAAAAACCGATACGATCGGACGCGTGACGATCGGTATGTCTGTGTTGCCGTCGAGCACAAATATCCTCTATGAACAAAGGAGAGATCAGCCAATCTATATTCAAACCTCTGTCTCACTACGAGATTATCCGCCAGATCTTAGTTTTTAG
- a CDS encoding prepilin peptidase, with protein MIYIILFFIYGLVIGSFCNVVICRLRTGEGLVVQKSHCPQCKKNIAWKDNIPVLSYILLRGKCRACQKKISMQYPLVEFATGAIFGAVGAFFVHGSIDHLLVAVLYAFVFAHLVVIFVYDWKYMEIPMNVMWMAIALLIVANMTRDLHIDAFWTDVWSSVSFTHGMSAVVAFCFFFGLSYISDETWMGYGDAFIAIAIGLLLGPIGTFIALLVAFCVGAIYGIGLMVIKKRSLKTEVPFGPFLIFGLGAAFVVQNVYPHMISLFL; from the coding sequence ATGATCTATATAATTCTCTTTTTTATTTATGGGTTGGTGATTGGGAGTTTTTGCAATGTGGTGATTTGCCGTTTGCGCACAGGGGAGGGATTGGTCGTGCAAAAATCACACTGTCCGCAGTGCAAAAAAAATATTGCATGGAAAGATAACATTCCGGTTTTGAGTTATATTTTATTGCGTGGCAAATGTCGCGCATGTCAAAAGAAAATCTCGATGCAATATCCGTTGGTCGAGTTTGCTACGGGAGCGATCTTTGGTGCTGTTGGTGCTTTTTTTGTGCATGGATCAATTGATCATCTTCTTGTTGCGGTGCTGTATGCTTTTGTGTTTGCGCATCTGGTCGTTATTTTTGTGTATGATTGGAAATACATGGAAATTCCCATGAATGTGATGTGGATGGCTATTGCATTGCTTATCGTTGCAAATATGACACGAGATCTTCATATTGACGCTTTTTGGACGGATGTGTGGAGTAGTGTTTCTTTTACGCATGGCATGAGTGCAGTGGTGGCGTTTTGTTTTTTCTTTGGATTGAGTTATATCTCCGATGAAACATGGATGGGATATGGGGATGCGTTTATCGCGATTGCCATAGGACTTCTTTTGGGACCGATCGGCACGTTTATCGCACTTTTGGTAGCGTTTTGCGTGGGTGCGATCTATGGGATCGGTCTTATGGTGATCAAAAAACGATCTCTCAAGACGGAAGTGCCTTTTGGTCCGTTTCTCATCTTTGGTCTGGGTGCGGCATTTGTCGTGCAAAATGTCTATCCGCATATGATCTCGCTTTTTTTGTGA
- a CDS encoding type II secretion system protein: MHTKKAFTLIELLITIAIIGILASIILTTLGYARNKAKDASFKSSAATIHKAGIMCCDENGDIQSKAVNAGSTVAICSDTDLADSVYPDDAHIGAVTVPIQCDFDGHFEIVITPGTGNAGNCTSITYSEIGFVSDEGC; the protein is encoded by the coding sequence ATGCATACCAAAAAAGCCTTTACATTGATCGAGCTTTTGATCACAATAGCGATCATTGGTATTTTGGCGTCAATCATCTTGACGACCTTGGGATATGCACGTAATAAGGCAAAGGACGCTTCATTCAAGTCGAGTGCGGCAACGATCCACAAGGCGGGTATTATGTGCTGTGATGAGAATGGAGACATCCAAAGTAAGGCGGTCAATGCAGGCTCTACTGTGGCGATTTGCAGTGATACGGATCTGGCTGATAGCGTGTATCCTGATGATGCACATATTGGTGCGGTCACAGTGCCGATACAATGTGATTTTGACGGACATTTTGAGATTGTAATCACCCCGGGAACGGGAAACGCGGGAAATTGTACAAGCATCACGTACAGTGAGATCGGTTTTGTCAGCGATGAAGGATGCTAG
- a CDS encoding FkbM family methyltransferase — MINSILNFKRETSEFIHSQIHGENLTMRGGLKRCSQRGINPKTVIDIGASNGQWSKLCMETFPKADYLLVDAQDAHTDDLNKFVHKNKNAQFIVAAAGEKDGKIYFDNHAKFGGLASDTPFENGVEVHAISLDNEIKRRQLKGPYLLKLDTHGFEIPILEGAKEIIRSAELIILETYNFQITNDSLKYYQMCAYMEERGFSPIEIVDLMLRKHDKSFWQMDTFFIPSSSKEFKHRAYL, encoded by the coding sequence ATGATAAACAGTATCTTAAATTTTAAAAGAGAAACATCCGAATTCATTCATAGTCAGATTCATGGTGAAAATTTAACAATGAGGGGTGGGCTGAAAAGATGTTCTCAGAGAGGAATAAACCCCAAGACTGTTATTGATATAGGTGCATCCAATGGCCAGTGGTCGAAACTTTGCATGGAAACTTTTCCGAAGGCAGATTATCTACTTGTAGATGCGCAAGATGCACACACTGATGACCTCAATAAATTTGTTCACAAAAATAAAAATGCCCAATTTATAGTTGCAGCAGCAGGCGAAAAAGATGGAAAAATCTATTTTGATAATCATGCTAAGTTTGGAGGACTGGCATCCGATACACCATTTGAAAATGGCGTTGAAGTACACGCAATTTCACTTGACAATGAGATCAAAAGAAGACAGTTGAAAGGTCCTTATTTATTGAAACTTGACACACATGGATTTGAAATACCAATTTTAGAGGGCGCAAAAGAAATTATCAGATCTGCTGAATTGATAATATTGGAGACTTATAACTTTCAAATTACAAACGATAGCCTCAAATATTATCAAATGTGTGCATATATGGAAGAGCGGGGTTTTTCTCCAATAGAAATAGTTGATCTAATGTTGAGAAAACATGATAAATCTTTTTGGCAAATGGATACTTTTTTCATTCCCTCAAGTAGCAAAGAGTTCAAACACCGTGCCTATTTATAG